Proteins encoded in a region of the Nicotiana tomentosiformis chromosome 9, ASM39032v3, whole genome shotgun sequence genome:
- the LOC104120819 gene encoding uncharacterized protein, translated as MGKKKKRAEREAESEPLNTENIKEQNDAQLANGGSLEEQRKKKKKKSKESVFKKEITTVSIALPGSIIDNTQSLELATRLAGQIARASTIFRIDEVVVFDNKGSSVDGSDPTMEDESHDDESGAAFLLRILKYMETPQYLRKTLFPMHNNLRFVGSLPPLDAPHHLRKHEWAPYREGVTLKDRSLKSGSTLVDIGLSKPVAIDQVIDPGKRVTVSMGTERNLNADIPHQVVSSSTPREDAGMYWGYKVRYAPNISSVFKNCPYEGGYDHLIGTSEHGLVMKSSDLILPSFRHLLIAFGGLAGLEECIEEDKSLKGKSAKGVFDLYLNTCPHQGSRTIRTEEAIFISLQYLQEPVDRVLQKI; from the exons atggggaagaagaagaagagagccGAACGAGAAGCTGAATCGGAACCTCTAAATACAGAAAACATCAAAGAGCAAAATGATGCCCAGCTCGCGAATGGGGGTTCGCTGGAGGAGCagaggaagaaaaagaagaagaaatcgaAAGAAAGCGTGTTTAAGAAAGAAATAACCACAGTTTCCATAGCATTACCTGGCTCTATCATTGACAACACTCAATCACTCGAACTCGCCACACGG TTGGCCGGCCAGATTGCTCGTGCTTCCACCATTTTTCGGATAGATGAG GTTGTTGTATTTGACAACAAAGGCAGTTCAGTGGACGGTTCAGATCCAACAATGGAGGACGAGTCACATGATGATGAAAGTGGTGCTGCATTTCTTCTAAGGATTTTGAAGTATATGGAGACACCTCAATATCTTCGGAAGACTCTTTTCCCTATGCATAACAATCTAAGATTTGTG GGTTCATTGCCGCCACTTGATGCCCCACACCATTTGCGGAAGCATGAATGGGCTCCCTATCGAGAAG GTGTCACATTGAAGGATCGAAGTTTAAAATCTGGAAGCACACTTGTTGACATCGGGCTTAGCAAG CCTGTCGCAATTGATCAAGTCATTGACCCAGGAAAAAGGGTGACAGTGTCCATGGGAACAGAGAGAAACTTGAATGCAG ACATACCGCATCAGGTCGTCTCTTCTTCAACACCTAGGGAAGATGCAGGGATgtattggggatataaagtaCGATATGCTCCAAACATCAGTTCGGTATTTAAGAATTGCCCATACGAG GGAGGGTATGATCACTTGATTGGTACCTCAGAGCATGGTCTTGTTATGAAGTCCTCGGATCTTATTCTCCCATCATTCAG GCACCTCCTAATTGCTTTTGGTGGACTTGCGGGGTTGGAAGAGTGTATAGAAGAAGACAAGAGCCTAAAG GGGAAAAGTGCAAAGGGGGTATTTGATTTATATTTGAATACATGTCCACATCAAGGAAGCAGGACAATTCGGACAGAG GAAGCCATCTTCATTTCTCTCCAGTACTTACAAGAGCCAGTCGACCGTGTTTTGCAGAAGATTTAG
- the LOC104120820 gene encoding probable ATP-dependent DNA helicase CHR12 — MVAQVVETTAAAADDGGGIGGIRGSPIAVDESQEEQLEKTKTLICALNFLSRNLPIPPDVFDAVSSIYHGGADDIDVGDDDASAAADVDSRDSVSMRSGSGMGSYGDLMTDFEDSLLRQRSSCTSGSGLTKLKEDRFQSHIQHRLTELEDLPPSRGEDLQSKCLLELYKLKLADLQCKVRSELSSEYWLRLHCANPDKQLFDWGMTRLRRPLYGIGDAFAVESDDPLRKKRDAQRLSRLEEEERNRVETTKRKFFADVLNAARELQLQVQAVQKRRKQRNDGVQAWHGRQRQRATRAEKLRLQALKADDQEAYMKMVEESKNERLTMLLGKTNELLGRLGAAVQRQKDADHDGIEPMEGSDAEMAPSKTGTPGQSFPEEKEDVLDDEPTRNVKTSDLLEGQRKYNSAVHSIQEKVTEQPAMLQGGELRPYQLEGLQWMLSLFNNNLNGILADEMGLGKTIQTISLIAYLIENKGVTGPYLIVAPKAVLPNWSTEFSTWAPSIDAVLYDGRLEERKALREELTGEGRFSVLITHYDLIMRDKAFLKKIHWHYLIIDEGHRLKNHECALARTLVSGYRIRRRLLLTGTPIQNSLQELWSLLNFLLPNIFNSVENFEEWFNAPFADKCDVSLTDEEELLVIRRLHHVIRPFILRRKKDEVEKFLPGKTQVVLKCDMSAWQKVYYQQVTDVGRVGLDSGTGKSKSLQNLTMQLRKCCNHPYLFVGDTSSYYRKEEIVRASGKFELLDRLLPKLRRAGHRVLLFSQMTRLMDILEVYLQLHDFKYLRLDGSTKTEERGTLLKQFNAPDSPYFMFLLSTRAGGLGLNLQTADTVIIFDSDWNPQMDQQAEDRAHRIGQKKEVRVFVLISVGSIEEVILERAKQKMGIDAKVIQAGLFNTTSTAQERREMLEEIMRKGTSTLGTDVPSEREINRLAARSDEEFWLFEKMDEERRQKERYRSRLMEDHEVPDWAYATPEAKERGKGFLYESANLTGKRRRKEVVYADTLSDLQWMKAVENGYDFFKQSGKGRNRDHHSVSNGELPSDNAEVEKKEQDLKTETASVGEATSEDTFGITPIRFKSESASSMRNDYHDLTGGSLDGLSWKAHKRKRSSLVS, encoded by the exons ATGGTGGCTCAGGTAGTAGAGACCACCGCCGCTGCCGCCGACGATGGCGGAGGAATTGGAGGAATTAGAGGTTCTCCAATCGCCGTTGATGAATCTCAGGAGGAGCAGTTAGAGAAAACGAAGACGTTGATTTGCGCTCTCAATTTCCTCTCACGCAATCTCCCGATACCTCCTGACGTCTTCGATGCCGTCTCTTCAATTTACCACGGCGGCGCTGATGATATAGATGTCGGTGACGATGATGCCTCCGCCGCTGCTGACGTGGACAGCCGCGACAGTGTGTCTATGCGA AGTGGTTCAGGTATGGGAAGTTACGGAGACCTGATGACAGATTTTGAGGATTCGTTGTTGAGGCAACGGTCAAGTTGTACATCAGGTTCTGGTTTGACAAAGTTAAAGGAAGATCGTTTTCAAAGCCATATCCAGCATCGCCTAACTGAACTTGAAG ACTTGCCACCCAGCAGAGGCGAGGACTTGCAATCGAAGTGCTTGCTGGAGCTTTATAAACTAAAG TTAGCAGATTTACAATGCAAAGTTCGGTCTGAGCTGAGTTCTGAATACTGGCTTCGCCTGCATTGCGCTAATCCTGACAAGCAATTGTTTGACTGGGGGATGACGCGATTGCGACGCCCTTTATATGGTATAGGAGATGCCTTTGCTGTCGAATCTGATGATCCTTTGAGGAAGAAGCGTGATGCGCAG AGGTTGTCAAGATTAGAAGAAGAGGAAAGAAACCGTGTGGAAACTACGAAAAGAAAGTTCTTTGCGGATGTACTCAATGCAGCACGTGAACTCCAGTTACAAGTACAGGCTGTTCAGAAACGGCGGAAACAAAGGAATGATGGTGTTCAG GCTTGGCATGGAAGGCAAAGGCAACGGGCTACTCGTGCTGAGAAATTGAGGTTACAAGCTCTGAAAGCTGATGATCAAGAAGCTTACATGAAGATGGTGGAGGAAAGCAAGAATGAAAGACTAACAATGCTTCTAGGGAAAACAAATGAGCTCCTTGGTCGTCTGGGAGCTGCTGTTCAACGGCAAAAAGATGCTGATCATGATGGTATTGAACCTATGGAAGGCTCAGATGCTGAAATGGCCCCTTCTAAGACTGGAACTCCTGGGCAGTCGTTTCCTGAGGAAAAAGAGGATGTTCTTGATGATGAGCCCACGCGTAATGTAAAGACTAGTGACTTACTTGAAGGTCAGAGAAAGTACAATTCAGCTGTACATTCAATCCAGGAGAAG GTTACGGAGCAACCAGCTATGCTTCAGGGTGGAGAATTAAGACCATACCAGTTGGAGGGGCTCCAGTGGATGTTGTCTTTGTTTAATAACAATTTAAATGGAATTTTAGCGGATGAAATGGGACTCGGCAAAACGATCCAGACAATTTCTTTAATTGCTTATCTTATTGAAAACAAGGGTGTAACTGGTCCCTACTTGATTGTGGCTCCAAAAGCTGTACTACCTAATTGGAGTACTGAATTCTCTACATGGGCTCCCAG CATTGATGCTGTTCTTTATGATGGTCGTCTGGAAGAAAGGAAGGCACTGAGGGAGGAGTTAACAGGAGAGGGGAGGTTCAGTGTGCTGATCACGCATTATGATCTTATTATGAGAGACAAAGCATTTCTGAAAAAAATTCATTGGCACTATCTGATTATTGACGAAGGGCACCGATTGAAAAATCACGAATGTGCTCTTGCACGGACTCTCGTGTCAGG CTATCGGATTCGTCGGAGACTTCTGTTGACTGGTACCCCGATCCAAAACAGCTTACAGGAGTTGTGGTCTCTTCTCAATTTTCTTCTTCCGAACATCTTTAATTCAGTGGAGAATTTCGAGGAGTGGTTTAATGCCCCCTTTGCTGATAAGTGCGACGTCTCTCTAACTGATGAAGAGGAGTTATTGGTTATTCGCCGGTTGCACCAT GTAATAAGGCCGTTTATATTGAGGAGGAAGAAAGATGAAGTGGAGAAATTTCTTCCTGGGAAAACACAAGTTGTTCTTAAATGTGATATGTCTGCATGGCAGAAAGTATACTACCAGCAGGTCACGGATGTCGGGAGGGTTGGATTGGATTCTG GAACTGGGAAGTCTAAGAGCCTACAGAATCTCACCATGCAGCTAAGGAAATGTTGTAATCACCCATATCTATTTGTGGGCGATACTTCTTCGTATTATCGGAAGGAGGAGATAGTCAGAGCATCTGGAAAATTTGAGCTTCTTGATCGTTTACTACCCAAACTCCGCAGAGCAGGGCACAGGGTACTCCTCTTCTCACAAATGACCCGCCTCATGGACATTCTTGAGGTCTATCTGCAGCTTCATGACTTTAAGTATCTGAGACTTGATGGCTCAACCAAAACAGAGGAAAGAGGGACTTTGCTAAAGCAATTTAATGCTCCTGACTCTCCTTACTTTATGTTTCTTTTGAGTACTCGTGCCGGAGGACTCGGTCTGAATTTGCAAACAGCAGATACTGTGATAATTTTTGACAGTGACTGGAACCCTCAAATGGACCAGCAAGCAGAAGATAGGGCTCATCGGATTGGGCAAAAGAAAGAAGTTAGGGTTTTTGTGTTAATCAGTGTAGGATCAATTGAAGAGGTCATATTGGAACGTGCAAAACAGAAGATGGGCATTGATGCTAAGGTCATCCAGGCTGGATTGTTCAATACAACATCTACAG CTCAAGAGAGGAGGGAGATGCTGGAAGAGATCATGCGTAAAGGTACAAGCACCCTTGGAACAGATGTGCCAAGCGAAAGAGAGATTAATCGTCTTGCAGCCCGCTCTGATGAGGAGTTTTGGCTGTTTGAGAAAATGGATGAGGAGAGAAGGCAAAAAGAACGTTACAGATCTCGTCTCATGGAAGATCACGAGGTGCCGGATTGGGCGTATGCTACACCTGAGGCTAAGGAAAGGGGAAAAGGGTTTCTATATGAAAGTGCTAATCTTACTGGAAAGCGGCGTAGAAAAGAAGTGGTTTATGCCGATACTTTAAGTGACTTACAGTGGATGAAGGCTGTGGAGAATGGATATGATTTCTTTAAGCAGTCAGGTAAAGGTAGGAACAGGGACCATCACTCAGTCTCAAATGGTGAATTGCCGAGTGACAATGCTGAAGTGGAGAAGAAAGAACAGGACTTGAAGACTGAAACTGCGTCTGTGGGCGAGGCAACAAGTGAAGATACCTTTGGAATAACTCCTATAAGGTTCAAATCCGAGAGTGCTAGTTCCATGAGAAACGATTATCACGACTTGACTGGTGGCAGTTTGGACGGATTATCGTGGAAGGCACACAAGAGGAAGAGATCAAGCTTAGTATCTTGA
- the LOC104120821 gene encoding RAN GTPase-activating protein 2: MDATMPNSQRRPFSIKLWPPSENTRRMLVERMTNNLSSPTIFTRKYRSLSKEDAAKNAEQIEDAAFTIASQHYEKEPDGDGSSAVQLYAKECSKLILEILKKSPKTEEKEISISEVVPAVQQNLFDISKGQRAFIEAEEAEELLKPLKEPGNPYSKICFSNRSFSRGAARVAGPILASLKDQLTEVDLSDFVAGRVEAEALDVMNMFSEALEGSNLKFLNLSDNALGEKGVRAFGKLLQSQTNLEELFLINDGISQEAARAVSELVPSTGKLKILHFHNNMTGDEGAVAIAEIVKRSPLLEDFRCSSTRVCSEGGSALCEALGMCSHLKKLDLRDNMFGPEAGLVLSKALSKHENLTEVYLSYLNLEDEGAIAIANALKDSAPSLGVLEMAGNDITGEAAPAIASCIAAKQFLSKLSLGENELMDEGAIEIAKALRGHNHLKEVDMNTNALRRAGARVLAQTVLHKDQFKLLNVNGNFISEEGVDELKDIFKKSPELLASLEDNDPLGEDDDDDDEEEEKESGGEGKDGEDELESKLKNLDVK; encoded by the coding sequence atgGATGCCACAATGCCGAATTCTCAGCGCAGACCATTTTCAATTAAGCTGTGGCCTCCAAGTGAGAACACAAGAAGAATGCTGGTGGAAAGAATGACGAATAATCTTTCTAGTCCAACCATTTTCACTCGCAAGTACCGCAGTCTATCCAAGGAAGATGCTGCCAAAAATGCTGAGCAAATTGAAGATGCAGCTTTTACCATTGCAAGTCAACATTATGAGAAGGAGCCTGATGGTGATGGGAGTTCCGCTGTGCAGCTTTATGCCAAGGAGTGCAGCAAGCTTATCCTGGAGATTTTAAAAAAGAGCCCCAAAACAGAGGAAAAGGAGATTTCAATTTCTGAGGTGGTTCCTGCTGTTCAGCAGAATCTTTTTGATATCTCGAAAGGTCAAAGAGCATTTATTGAAGCTGAAGAGGCTGAAGAACTTTTGAAGCCATTAAAAGAGCCTGGAAACCCTTACAGCAAAATTTGTTTCAGTAATAGAAGTTTCAGTCGAGGCGCGGCACGTGTTGCGGGCCCTATCTTGGCATCCTTGAAGGATCAATTGACAGAAGTTGATTTATCAGATTTTGTTGCTGGAAGAGTTGAGGCAGAAGCACTTGATGTCATGAATATGTTCTCAGAAGCTCTAGAAGGTTCTAACTTGAAGTTTCTGAATCTCTCTGACAATGCTCTGGGCGAGAAGGGAGTTAGAGCATTTGGAAAGCTCCTTCAGTCTCAAACCAACTTGGAGGAACTATTTTTGATCAACGATGGGATCTCACAGGAAGCTGCAAGGGCTGTTAGCGAGCTAGTTCCTTCCACCGGGAAGCTTAAGATTCTTCATTTTCATAATAATATGACAGGTGATGAAGGGGCTGTTGCCATTGCTGAAATTGTGAAGCGCTCCCCTTTATTGGAAGATTTCAGGTGCTCTTCTACAAGGGTATGCTCTGAAGGAGGGAGTGCCTTGTGTGAAGCACTTGGGATGTGCTCCCATTTGAAGAAGCTTGATTTGCGGGACAATATGTTTGGTCCAGAAGCTGGTCTTGTGCTAAGTAAGGCACTCAGCAAGCATGAAAATCTTACAGAAGTTTACCTGAGCTACCTTAATTTAGAGGATGAAGGAGCAATTGCAATAGCTAACGCTCTCAAAGATTCAGCCCCTTCACTTGGTGTCTtggagatggcaggtaatgataTAACTGGGGAAGCTGCTCCAGCAATAGCTTCTTGTATAGCTGCAAAGCAATTTCTTTCAAAGCTAAGCTTGGGTGAGAATGAACTTATGGATGAAGGTGCAATTGAGATTGCTAAGGCTCTTCGAGGACACAACCATCTGAAGGAAGTTGATATGAACACGAACGCACTAAGAAGGGCTGGGGCTAGAGTGCTGGCTCAAACCGTGCTGCACAAAGATCAGTTTAAATTACTAAATGTTAATGGGAATTTCATCTCAGAAGAAGGTGTTGATGAGTTGAAAGACATCTTTAAGAAATCTCCTGAACTGCTTGCATCCTTGGAAGATAATGACCCGCTGGGAGAAGATGACGATGACGATGATGAGGAAGAGGAGAAGGAATCTGGAGGTGAAGGCAAAGACGGTGAGGATGAACtggaatcaaaactcaaaaacctgGACGTCAAGTGA